A DNA window from Rhizobium jaguaris contains the following coding sequences:
- a CDS encoding transporter substrate-binding domain-containing protein, translating into MKISGYLLSALLAAGVALPAHADKLDDIVSSGKLRCAVVLDFPPMGSRNAKNEPEGFDVEYCRDLAKALGVEPEFVETPFPDRIPALISDRADVGVASTSDTLERAKTIGFTVPYFVFTTVVLAREDANIAKPEDIKGHAVGGPAGSYETIGLENAVKAFNDPKGEFRAFQSQADVFLALSQKQIDATWTTSTVATEIIKSGKYPGLKIVGNAPIDPDYTSLIVLRDEQGLINYLNLFINRQVRSGRYKELYEKYIGTQAGPTPALTATGVYR; encoded by the coding sequence ATGAAAATTTCCGGTTATCTTCTGAGTGCACTTTTGGCCGCGGGCGTCGCGCTGCCCGCCCATGCCGACAAGCTTGACGACATTGTTTCCTCGGGAAAGCTGCGTTGCGCGGTCGTCCTCGACTTCCCGCCCATGGGATCCCGCAATGCCAAGAACGAACCGGAGGGCTTCGACGTCGAATACTGCCGTGATCTCGCCAAAGCTTTGGGCGTCGAGCCTGAGTTCGTCGAGACGCCCTTCCCAGACCGCATTCCTGCTCTGATCTCCGACCGCGCCGACGTCGGCGTAGCCTCGACCTCCGATACGCTCGAACGCGCCAAGACGATCGGATTCACGGTTCCCTACTTCGTCTTCACGACGGTCGTCCTTGCCCGCGAAGACGCGAACATAGCCAAGCCGGAGGACATCAAGGGCCATGCCGTCGGCGGCCCTGCCGGCAGCTACGAAACCATAGGACTTGAGAACGCGGTCAAGGCGTTCAACGATCCCAAGGGCGAGTTCCGCGCCTTCCAGTCCCAGGCCGATGTCTTCCTGGCGTTGAGCCAGAAGCAGATCGACGCGACATGGACGACCTCGACCGTTGCTACGGAAATCATCAAGTCCGGGAAGTATCCCGGCCTGAAGATCGTTGGCAACGCCCCGATCGACCCCGATTACACATCGCTGATCGTTCTTCGCGACGAACAGGGCCTCATCAACTACCTCAACCTGTTCATCAACCGGCAAGTCCGCTCAGGCCGATACAAGGAACTCTACGAGAAGTACATCGGCACGCAGGCGGGGCCTACTCCGGCACTGACAGCAACGGGCGTGTACCGCTGA
- a CDS encoding GntR family transcriptional regulator, whose product MPLNSEQATNLGSAPTASDVILKFIRDSIIDGTLDEGEPIRQDDVARMFNVSKIPVREALKRLEAEGLVAFHKNRGAVVTSTSEPEIVQIFEVRAILESNAIRLSIPHMTEETFAEAQAYCDAFAEEADIGRWAELNWRFHSRLYEDGQRPYMLNMIRSVNDRIERYLRIQLTLSHGHRIADDEHRQILELCRKRDVEGASALVYSHIMRACESLLKHLPHGAGTAGSRHPK is encoded by the coding sequence ATGCCGCTAAATTCAGAACAGGCTACCAACTTGGGAAGCGCCCCGACCGCATCGGACGTCATTCTCAAGTTTATCCGGGACTCCATCATCGACGGGACGCTGGACGAGGGAGAGCCAATCCGGCAGGACGACGTCGCCCGGATGTTCAATGTTTCGAAAATTCCTGTCCGCGAGGCCTTGAAGCGCCTTGAGGCGGAAGGGTTGGTTGCCTTTCACAAGAATCGCGGGGCGGTGGTAACGTCGACTTCTGAACCGGAAATTGTGCAGATCTTCGAAGTGCGGGCGATCTTGGAATCCAACGCGATCCGGCTTTCTATTCCCCATATGACCGAAGAAACCTTCGCGGAGGCACAGGCCTATTGTGACGCCTTTGCCGAGGAAGCGGATATTGGGCGCTGGGCGGAACTGAACTGGCGCTTCCATTCGCGGCTCTACGAGGATGGTCAAAGGCCCTACATGCTGAACATGATCCGCTCGGTGAATGATCGCATCGAGCGCTACCTGCGCATCCAGCTCACGCTATCGCACGGCCATCGGATCGCAGATGACGAGCATCGTCAGATCCTCGAGCTTTGCCGTAAGCGGGACGTCGAGGGTGCATCGGCGCTGGTCTATTCCCACATCATGCGGGCCTGCGAGTCCCTCTTGAAGCACCTTCCGCACGGAGCTGGAACCGCCGGCTCCCGTCATCCCAAGTGA
- a CDS encoding Lrp/AsnC family transcriptional regulator, which produces MATEPAFYSELDHFDRKIVEALSEDGRMSITDLAERVGLSKTPCQLRFKRLVSEGFIEGFKAVLSPSKMQLDHIAFVEVKLSNTTEEALRSFNDAVKKIKEVEECHMIAGRFDYLLKVRTRDIGKYRRVLGEKVSTLPHVANTSTNVAMETVKEGWNRVSPMIS; this is translated from the coding sequence ATGGCTACGGAACCGGCATTTTATAGTGAACTTGACCATTTCGACCGAAAGATTGTCGAGGCGCTGTCCGAAGATGGACGCATGTCCATAACGGATCTTGCGGAGCGCGTCGGTCTTTCAAAGACCCCATGCCAGCTACGATTTAAGAGATTGGTTTCGGAAGGCTTCATCGAAGGCTTTAAGGCAGTCCTCAGTCCGTCGAAGATGCAGCTCGACCACATCGCATTCGTCGAGGTGAAACTGTCGAACACGACGGAGGAAGCGCTCAGGAGCTTCAACGACGCCGTCAAGAAGATCAAGGAAGTGGAGGAATGCCACATGATCGCAGGACGTTTCGATTACCTTCTGAAAGTCCGTACGCGTGACATCGGCAAGTATCGCCGGGTTCTGGGCGAGAAGGTCTCCACCTTACCGCATGTCGCGAACACCTCGACCAACGTCGCCATGGAGACTGTCAAGGAAGGCTGGAACCGCGTCTCTCCAATGATCTCCTAA
- the putA gene encoding trifunctional transcriptional regulator/proline dehydrogenase/L-glutamate gamma-semialdehyde dehydrogenase produces the protein MLKVVADNGPASNSTPPFAQFAPPIREQSDLRKAITAAYRRPETECLPPLVEAARVPADLKATIRNTAHKLIEALRAKHKGTGVEGLVQEYSLSSQEGVALMCLAEALLRIPDTATRDALIRDKISEGDWKSHVGGGRSLFVNAATWGLVVTGKLTSTVNDRSLAAALTRLIARCGEPVIRRGVDMAMRMMGEQFVTGETIDEALKRARTLEARGFRYSYDMLGEAATTAKDAERYYRDYENAIHAIGKASEGRGVYEGPGISIKLSALHPRYLRAQSKRVMEELLPRVRELALLARKYDIGLNIDAEEADRLELSLDLLEELSLDQELKGWSGLGFVVQAYGKRCPFVLDHIIDLARRSGRRMMVRLVKGAYWDAEIKRAQLDGLPDFPVYTRKIHTDVAYVACARKLLAATDVIFPQFATHNAQTLATIYHLAGPDFQVGKYEFQCLHGMGEPLYDEVVGKQKLDRPCRIYAPVGTHETLLAYLVRRLLENGANSSFVNRISDPKVSVDKLTADPVDVVEATTPVGKPHDLISLPKALYGGERQNSSGIDLSNESELARLGQNLFETTKTSWHALPLLADGSVDGTTRPILNPADHNDVVGQVTEVEIEAAARIAQLAEKGEQEWANVSPADRAACLDRAADLMQSRIEPLMGIVMREAGKSAANAIGEVREAVDFLRYYAEQARRTLGPSHAPLGPIVCISPWNFPLAIFTGQVAAALVAGNSVMAKPAGVTPIIAFESVKILHEAGVPRGALQFTPGSGRLGAALIDAPETAGVMFTGSTGVARMIQAQLANRLSKSGKPIPLIAETGGQNGMIVDSSALAEQVVADVITSAFDSAGQRCSALRVLCLQQDVADRTLKMLKGALQELTIGRTDRLSVDVGPVITDSAKAEIDAHIEKMKSLGCKVEQLPLPQTANLGTFVPPTIIELKKLSDLEKEIFGPVLHVIRYRREDLDRLIDDINASGYGLTFGLHTRLDETIAHVTSRVQAGNLYVNRNIIGAVVGVQPFGGRGLSGTGPKAGGPLYIGRLVQKAPVPPQHSSVHIDPALSNFAVWLSGKGRGDDAEAARELGGLSAVGLEKELVGPVGELNVYALHPRGHVLLAPVSERGLYRQIAAALATGNQLVIDEASGLRSVVKDLPASVSHRITWTSDWNKDGPFAAALVEGDAERTLKVNKAIAALDGPLVFVQSATTAEIENDLEAYCLNWLVEEVSTSINTAAAGGNASLMTIG, from the coding sequence ATGCTCAAAGTCGTCGCCGATAACGGACCCGCTTCCAATTCCACCCCGCCCTTTGCCCAGTTTGCACCTCCGATCCGCGAACAGTCGGACCTGCGCAAAGCAATCACCGCAGCCTACCGTCGCCCGGAGACCGAATGTTTGCCTCCGCTCGTCGAAGCCGCCAGAGTTCCCGCGGACTTAAAGGCAACGATCCGCAACACTGCGCACAAGTTGATCGAAGCACTCCGTGCCAAGCACAAGGGAACCGGCGTCGAAGGTTTGGTGCAGGAATACTCGCTGTCCAGCCAGGAGGGCGTTGCCCTCATGTGCCTTGCCGAAGCTCTCCTGCGCATCCCGGATACGGCTACGCGCGACGCTCTGATCCGCGACAAGATCTCTGAGGGCGACTGGAAGTCCCATGTCGGCGGCGGCCGCTCCTTGTTCGTCAACGCCGCAACCTGGGGATTGGTCGTTACAGGCAAGCTGACCTCCACCGTGAACGATCGCAGCCTCGCAGCCGCGCTGACACGACTGATCGCCCGCTGCGGCGAGCCCGTCATCCGTCGCGGCGTCGACATGGCAATGCGGATGATGGGCGAGCAGTTCGTCACGGGCGAGACGATCGACGAGGCACTGAAGCGAGCCCGCACGCTCGAAGCCCGCGGTTTCCGTTATTCCTACGACATGCTCGGTGAGGCTGCGACGACGGCAAAGGACGCCGAGCGCTACTATCGCGACTATGAAAACGCCATCCACGCGATCGGCAAGGCATCCGAAGGCCGCGGCGTCTACGAGGGGCCGGGCATCTCGATCAAGCTTTCCGCCCTTCATCCCCGCTATCTCCGCGCGCAATCGAAGCGTGTCATGGAAGAGCTGCTCCCTCGTGTTCGAGAACTCGCGCTGCTCGCCCGGAAATACGATATCGGCCTGAATATCGACGCCGAGGAGGCCGACCGCCTCGAGCTATCACTCGATCTTCTCGAGGAACTCAGCCTCGATCAGGAGCTGAAGGGCTGGAGCGGTCTGGGTTTCGTGGTTCAGGCCTACGGCAAGCGCTGCCCGTTCGTCCTCGACCATATTATCGATCTTGCCCGTCGTTCCGGTCGCCGAATGATGGTCCGCCTCGTCAAGGGCGCTTATTGGGATGCTGAGATAAAGCGCGCGCAGCTCGACGGGCTGCCGGACTTTCCGGTTTACACCCGGAAGATTCACACGGATGTCGCCTATGTTGCCTGCGCCCGCAAGCTGCTGGCCGCAACTGACGTCATCTTCCCGCAATTCGCTACGCATAACGCCCAGACACTCGCGACCATCTATCATCTTGCAGGTCCCGACTTTCAGGTCGGAAAATACGAGTTCCAGTGTCTTCATGGCATGGGTGAACCTCTATACGACGAGGTGGTCGGCAAGCAGAAGCTCGATCGCCCGTGCCGCATCTATGCACCGGTAGGGACCCATGAGACCCTGCTTGCTTATCTCGTCCGCCGTCTCCTCGAAAACGGCGCCAACTCCTCTTTCGTGAATCGCATTTCCGATCCCAAGGTCTCGGTCGACAAACTCACCGCCGATCCGGTAGACGTTGTAGAGGCGACGACTCCCGTCGGGAAGCCGCACGACCTGATCTCCTTGCCCAAAGCTCTTTATGGGGGCGAGCGGCAGAACTCCTCCGGGATCGACCTCTCGAACGAAAGCGAACTGGCTCGACTTGGGCAAAACCTGTTCGAGACGACGAAGACGTCCTGGCATGCCTTGCCGCTTCTCGCCGACGGTTCGGTTGACGGGACGACCCGGCCGATCCTCAATCCCGCCGATCACAATGATGTTGTCGGCCAGGTGACGGAAGTCGAGATCGAAGCCGCCGCAAGGATTGCTCAACTCGCAGAAAAGGGTGAGCAGGAGTGGGCCAACGTCTCGCCGGCAGACAGGGCAGCATGCCTCGATCGTGCCGCCGATCTCATGCAGTCGCGCATCGAACCTCTGATGGGGATCGTCATGCGCGAGGCGGGCAAGTCCGCTGCAAACGCCATAGGGGAGGTGCGCGAGGCGGTCGATTTCCTACGCTACTACGCCGAACAGGCTCGTCGCACGCTCGGCCCGTCCCACGCGCCGCTTGGCCCGATCGTCTGCATTAGCCCGTGGAACTTCCCGCTTGCGATCTTCACGGGGCAGGTGGCTGCTGCGCTCGTCGCCGGTAATTCGGTCATGGCGAAGCCCGCGGGTGTCACGCCGATTATCGCGTTCGAGAGCGTGAAAATCCTTCACGAGGCTGGCGTGCCGCGAGGCGCGCTTCAGTTTACGCCCGGTAGCGGGCGCCTTGGCGCGGCGCTAATTGACGCGCCGGAGACGGCCGGCGTCATGTTCACGGGTTCGACGGGCGTCGCGCGGATGATCCAGGCCCAGCTTGCAAACAGGCTTTCAAAGTCGGGCAAGCCTATCCCGCTGATTGCCGAGACCGGCGGTCAGAACGGCATGATCGTCGACTCATCCGCTTTGGCGGAGCAGGTCGTCGCCGACGTCATAACCTCCGCCTTCGACAGTGCCGGCCAGCGTTGCTCGGCACTGCGCGTGCTATGCCTGCAGCAGGACGTTGCCGATCGCACTCTCAAGATGCTGAAGGGCGCCCTCCAGGAACTCACGATCGGCCGCACGGACCGCCTGAGCGTCGACGTCGGCCCGGTCATCACGGACAGTGCGAAAGCGGAAATCGACGCTCACATCGAAAAGATGAAGAGTCTCGGATGCAAGGTGGAGCAGTTGCCACTGCCGCAGACGGCAAATCTCGGCACCTTTGTCCCGCCGACTATCATCGAGCTCAAGAAGCTTTCCGATCTGGAAAAGGAAATCTTCGGTCCGGTCCTTCACGTCATCCGCTATCGCCGCGAAGACCTTGACCGCCTGATCGACGACATCAATGCCTCCGGCTACGGTCTGACATTCGGTCTTCATACGCGTCTCGACGAGACGATCGCTCACGTGACGAGTCGGGTGCAGGCGGGCAATCTCTATGTGAACCGGAACATCATCGGTGCAGTCGTCGGCGTCCAGCCATTCGGCGGTCGTGGCCTTTCGGGAACCGGTCCGAAGGCGGGTGGGCCGCTCTATATCGGCCGCCTCGTCCAGAAGGCTCCGGTCCCGCCGCAGCATAGCTCCGTCCATATCGATCCGGCACTTTCCAACTTCGCCGTCTGGCTGTCCGGAAAGGGCAGAGGAGACGATGCGGAAGCGGCCCGCGAGCTCGGCGGCCTGTCGGCAGTCGGCTTGGAAAAGGAACTCGTCGGTCCGGTCGGTGAACTCAACGTCTACGCTCTTCACCCGCGTGGCCACGTCCTTCTCGCTCCAGTGAGCGAGCGTGGACTCTATCGGCAGATCGCTGCTGCTCTCGCGACTGGCAACCAGCTTGTCATCGACGAGGCGTCAGGTCTTCGCTCGGTGGTGAAGGATCTACCCGCGAGTGTTTCCCATCGCATCACGTGGACGTCGGACTGGAACAAGGACGGCCCGTTCGCGGCAGCCCTGGTCGAAGGCGACGCCGAGCGTACACTCAAGGTCAACAAGGCGATTGCGGCGCTCGACGGTCCGCTCGTGTTCGTCCAATCGGCAACCACGGCCGAGATCGAGAACGACCTGGAAGCTTATTGTCTCAATTGGCTCGTGGAGGAGGTTTCGACTTCGATCAACACCGCGGCGGCCGGGGGAAATGCGAGCCTGATGACGATTGGATAG
- a CDS encoding LysR family transcriptional regulator: MNELNGRRLEIDALRALSAIRQHGGITRAAAALGLSQSAVSHKIKRLEVSLDCELLGRKTGAPMFTAAGEDLLDYAGRILGLHDEALLSLSKTPLAGRLLLGFTEDTACTDLARTLGRFRRLHPNVSVRTKVRMSLVLRAMLERGELDAAIVQVFNHEVRPTDVVLYREGLHWVKHPELMIRQNEPIPFLSFDDECFYRQWALDVGQDDAVLETVFECSSAAGIVSAVNATMGVALLSDRHIHGEMQIVTDRLPLPPSLAYVVRRARKSRNPALDSLVREIERDIGRQGGLALTG, from the coding sequence ATGAACGAGCTGAACGGTCGCCGACTCGAAATCGATGCTCTGCGGGCGCTTTCCGCAATCCGCCAACATGGGGGTATTACCAGAGCAGCGGCCGCGCTAGGTCTTTCGCAGTCCGCCGTCAGCCATAAGATCAAGCGCCTCGAAGTCAGCCTCGACTGCGAGCTACTCGGGCGGAAAACGGGCGCACCGATGTTCACGGCTGCTGGCGAAGACCTGCTGGACTACGCTGGACGCATCCTTGGACTGCACGACGAGGCGCTGTTAAGTCTGTCCAAAACTCCGCTCGCCGGAAGACTTCTACTCGGATTCACCGAAGACACTGCCTGTACCGACCTTGCTCGCACCCTTGGCCGCTTCAGGCGGCTTCACCCGAACGTCTCGGTCCGAACCAAGGTACGCATGAGCCTGGTCCTTCGCGCCATGCTGGAGCGCGGCGAACTGGATGCCGCCATTGTTCAGGTCTTCAACCATGAAGTACGCCCGACAGACGTCGTCCTCTACCGGGAAGGCCTTCACTGGGTGAAGCATCCCGAGCTGATGATCCGGCAGAATGAACCGATACCGTTTTTGTCGTTCGATGACGAATGTTTCTACCGACAGTGGGCGCTCGACGTAGGCCAGGACGATGCGGTTCTCGAAACCGTATTTGAGTGTTCAAGCGCCGCCGGTATTGTGTCTGCCGTCAACGCGACAATGGGTGTAGCGTTGCTCAGTGACCGCCATATCCATGGCGAGATGCAGATAGTGACCGACCGACTGCCTCTGCCACCATCCTTGGCGTACGTTGTGCGGCGGGCACGCAAGTCGAGAAATCCGGCTCTCGATAGCTTGGTACGAGAAATCGAAAGGGACATTGGTCGCCAAGGCGGTTTGGCCCTAACTGGCTGA
- a CDS encoding DMT family transporter yields the protein MTDTALSSATASRHPLLWPLLAALLIIGWSSGFVGIRYANQEASVMLLLFWRTLLSGLILLPFALALGPRMSMRAIRDQALFGVMAVFLYLGGFALAIEQKVPTGLVALIADLLPLAIAVLSQPVLGERLSSRQWVGTVIAVIGVLIVSFDSLNFGTAPVWAYGLTVGSMLVFAVASVLYRRRKTQHMQVHQSLCIQTLTGSVLFGLCALTQGSLAPPMTRDFAIGIAWLVLIATFLAYAVYYTSLRLFPVAKVSAAIYLSPPVTMLWAWMLFSEPLTAAMFAGLAVTLVGVWMTARN from the coding sequence ATGACCGATACTGCTCTTTCCTCCGCCACCGCAAGCCGCCATCCTCTATTATGGCCGTTGCTCGCCGCCCTTCTCATCATCGGATGGAGTTCTGGCTTCGTCGGCATCCGGTATGCCAACCAGGAGGCGAGCGTCATGCTTCTGCTCTTCTGGCGGACATTGCTTTCAGGACTGATCCTTCTGCCCTTTGCATTGGCTCTCGGGCCAAGGATGTCCATGCGTGCGATCCGCGATCAGGCTCTGTTCGGCGTCATGGCCGTGTTTCTGTATCTGGGAGGCTTCGCTTTGGCTATCGAGCAAAAAGTGCCAACGGGGCTGGTCGCTCTCATCGCCGACCTTCTCCCGCTGGCTATCGCCGTGCTCTCACAACCTGTTCTCGGGGAGCGGCTGTCCTCCCGGCAGTGGGTAGGTACTGTGATTGCCGTCATAGGCGTTTTGATCGTGTCCTTCGACAGTCTCAATTTCGGTACGGCCCCAGTATGGGCATACGGTCTGACGGTAGGTTCGATGCTGGTCTTCGCCGTCGCCTCCGTCCTGTACAGGAGACGCAAGACGCAACATATGCAGGTCCACCAGAGCCTTTGTATTCAGACCCTGACGGGTTCGGTTCTCTTCGGCCTGTGCGCGTTGACACAGGGCAGCCTTGCTCCACCAATGACCCGAGACTTTGCAATCGGGATTGCCTGGCTAGTCCTGATCGCAACGTTCCTCGCATATGCAGTCTACTATACCAGTCTGCGATTGTTCCCGGTTGCCAAGGTGAGCGCAGCCATCTACCTCAGCCCGCCCGTGACGATGCTCTGGGCATGGATGCTATTCTCGGAGCCGCTGACTGCTGCAATGTTTGCTGGGCTGGCAGTTACTTTGGTTGGCGTTTGGATGACGGCGCGGAACTAA
- a CDS encoding creatininase family protein, whose protein sequence is MMPRHSAHRIELLRPHQLRDIIEVAPVAYLPLGTYEWHGEHLPIGLDSLTAHGVCLAAAAKTNGVVLPPLYYGTGGGHGHYPFTIMMASDAQISALVEHSFARLEAFGFRLVVLFTGHFAPTQVEMVHRLAEQWNSKRTALKVLGISINEIPCLALPPDHAALFETTLLYELWPETVDISRLPALEGAPMPESDSFSEARHDPDHPLHGIIGPDPRTFSRENGPWLLEDAVNWLAAQVSNASAHSGRI, encoded by the coding sequence ATGATGCCGCGTCACTCTGCCCACCGCATCGAACTCTTGAGACCGCACCAACTGCGAGACATCATCGAGGTTGCACCGGTCGCCTACCTGCCACTCGGCACATATGAGTGGCATGGAGAGCATCTGCCGATCGGGCTCGACAGCCTGACCGCCCACGGGGTCTGCCTCGCCGCTGCTGCAAAGACCAACGGTGTCGTCCTGCCGCCGCTCTACTACGGAACCGGCGGCGGTCACGGTCACTACCCTTTCACGATCATGATGGCCAGCGACGCGCAAATATCGGCGCTGGTAGAACACTCGTTTGCGCGCCTTGAGGCTTTCGGATTCAGGCTTGTCGTGTTGTTTACCGGGCATTTCGCTCCGACACAGGTGGAGATGGTTCACCGGCTCGCCGAACAATGGAACTCCAAGCGTACGGCTTTGAAAGTGCTCGGAATTTCCATCAATGAGATCCCTTGCCTAGCCTTGCCTCCAGATCATGCCGCGCTGTTCGAGACGACATTGCTATACGAGCTATGGCCGGAGACCGTCGATATTTCGCGGCTGCCTGCACTTGAGGGCGCTCCGATGCCGGAAAGCGATAGCTTCAGCGAGGCGCGTCACGATCCTGACCATCCGCTGCATGGCATCATAGGGCCAGATCCGAGGACGTTCTCGCGTGAAAACGGGCCTTGGCTGCTTGAGGACGCCGTCAATTGGCTTGCAGCGCAGGTGTCGAACGCATCCGCGCATAGTGGTCGAATTTGA
- a CDS encoding aldo/keto reductase: protein MKYRTFGKTGWQVSEIAFGGWQLGGQWGNIDDRESIDTLLYAFEKGINFVDTAESYGNGRSEEVVGRALKEWRGGKIYVATKAAPVRWPPPSEDRADMRGRYPDWYLRENVENSLKRLGVERLDLFQLHCWLAKGTFDIDWLGTLNDLRLEGKIDRIGVSIRDNRPEDGVGLAKLGLVDSHQVVFNMFDQRPAGDLFKAGAKTNTAFIARVPLDSGSLVGNWTDDTNKTWEPDSIPAWLFRGERFAETLRRVRALKTLCEPYYPTLAEAAMRYVLSAPELSTLIPGMKNRAEVDMNIAYSDDGAFPADLLAALPQHIWARNFYQ, encoded by the coding sequence ATGAAATATCGCACATTTGGAAAGACTGGCTGGCAGGTCAGCGAAATCGCGTTCGGCGGCTGGCAGCTCGGCGGACAGTGGGGAAACATCGACGATCGCGAGTCCATCGATACGCTCCTCTATGCCTTCGAGAAGGGCATCAACTTCGTCGACACCGCCGAGTCCTATGGAAATGGCCGGAGCGAGGAAGTCGTCGGCAGGGCTCTGAAGGAATGGCGTGGCGGCAAGATTTACGTTGCGACCAAGGCCGCACCGGTTCGCTGGCCGCCGCCCTCGGAAGATCGCGCCGATATGCGTGGGCGATATCCGGACTGGTATCTGCGAGAAAATGTCGAGAACTCGCTGAAGCGCCTCGGCGTCGAGAGGCTCGATCTCTTCCAGCTCCATTGCTGGCTCGCAAAAGGGACCTTTGATATCGATTGGCTTGGAACGCTGAACGACCTCCGGCTTGAGGGAAAGATTGACCGGATCGGGGTATCCATCCGCGACAACAGACCTGAAGACGGCGTAGGCCTCGCGAAACTCGGCCTCGTCGACTCGCATCAGGTCGTCTTCAATATGTTCGACCAGCGCCCGGCAGGAGATCTGTTCAAGGCAGGGGCGAAGACGAACACCGCGTTCATCGCGAGAGTGCCGCTTGACAGCGGCTCCCTGGTTGGAAATTGGACCGACGACACCAATAAGACGTGGGAGCCCGACTCCATCCCCGCCTGGCTTTTCCGTGGAGAGCGTTTTGCCGAAACGCTTCGGCGTGTCAGGGCTCTCAAGACGCTTTGCGAGCCCTATTACCCAACATTGGCGGAAGCCGCGATGCGGTATGTGCTTAGCGCACCGGAGCTGTCGACCCTGATCCCCGGCATGAAGAACAGAGCCGAGGTGGACATGAACATCGCCTATTCGGACGACGGCGCGTTTCCCGCAGATCTCCTGGCAGCCCTCCCGCAGCACATCTGGGCAAGGAATTTTTACCAATGA
- a CDS encoding sugar phosphate isomerase/epimerase family protein, whose protein sequence is MKLGFVSDSLGNLKFEEVLDTAVRLGVAGVEVNTGNWSSAPHLDLKGLLGSAEQRKDFVEAFTTRGLEVIALNANGNQLHPTDGARQSQVLEDTIRLAGLLGVKKVCLMSGLPAGSNTDSTPNWIVSSWPPETQTILSYQWNDVALPYWRNLANFAREHGVEKFAVELHGNQLVYNVPSLLKLRKEIGPIVGANLDPSHLIWMGADPLAAIDALGDAIHHVHAKDTYLNTRVQATTSLLENGSLMDIPARSWSYITLGYGHGESWWREFCYRLRMNGYDGWLSIEHEDVMLSSMEGLVRSVDLLRGVAPTEASDYAPQPI, encoded by the coding sequence ATGAAGCTCGGATTTGTCTCGGATTCGCTTGGCAATCTCAAGTTCGAGGAAGTCCTCGACACAGCAGTCAGGCTTGGTGTCGCGGGCGTCGAAGTAAACACCGGGAACTGGTCGTCCGCTCCCCATCTGGACCTCAAAGGACTGCTCGGCAGCGCTGAGCAGCGAAAGGATTTTGTTGAGGCTTTCACCACGCGCGGCCTTGAAGTCATCGCATTGAATGCGAACGGAAACCAACTCCATCCGACCGACGGCGCACGCCAGTCGCAGGTGCTCGAAGATACGATCAGGCTGGCAGGTCTGCTCGGCGTCAAAAAAGTATGCCTTATGTCCGGACTGCCGGCCGGATCAAACACTGACTCGACGCCTAACTGGATCGTGTCGTCCTGGCCACCGGAGACCCAGACGATCCTGTCCTATCAGTGGAACGACGTCGCCTTGCCGTACTGGCGCAACCTGGCGAACTTCGCTAGGGAACACGGCGTCGAGAAGTTTGCGGTCGAGCTTCACGGCAACCAGCTCGTCTACAATGTCCCTTCGCTGCTGAAGCTCCGCAAGGAGATCGGACCTATCGTCGGCGCGAACCTCGATCCGAGCCATCTCATATGGATGGGAGCCGATCCGCTTGCCGCCATCGACGCACTCGGCGACGCGATCCACCATGTCCATGCGAAGGATACCTATCTCAATACGCGGGTACAGGCGACGACAAGCCTTCTGGAGAATGGCTCGTTGATGGATATACCGGCGCGCTCATGGAGCTATATCACGCTCGGATACGGCCATGGGGAAAGCTGGTGGCGCGAATTCTGCTACCGCCTCCGGATGAATGGATACGACGGCTGGCTTTCGATCGAGCACGAAGACGTCATGCTGTCGAGCATGGAAGGCCTGGTTCGTTCGGTTGACCTCCTCCGCGGTGTCGCTCCGACCGAGGCAAGCGACTATGCCCCGCAACCCATCTGA